A stretch of the Flavobacterium aquiphilum genome encodes the following:
- a CDS encoding HAD family hydrolase: MIDAIIFDFGDVFINLDKQATMDGLKDLGIPEWNEDLNQLNLQYEVGAISEADFLTGIQEHTNNAPIEKIAKAWNAILLDFPLYRLEFLQMLSQKYRLFLLSNTDAIHINTFEETTGSSFYSAFYQCFEKVYFSFEIGMRKPSPEIYSFVLDQNGLQAKHTLFIDDKKENTDAAKELGIQVWNLQVGKEDVIDLIDKKILQ, encoded by the coding sequence ATGATTGATGCTATAATTTTTGATTTTGGAGACGTGTTTATCAATTTAGATAAACAGGCCACGATGGATGGTTTAAAAGATCTGGGCATACCTGAATGGAATGAAGATTTGAACCAATTGAACCTACAATATGAAGTGGGGGCAATTTCGGAAGCAGACTTTTTGACCGGAATTCAAGAACACACCAACAATGCCCCTATCGAAAAAATTGCCAAAGCCTGGAATGCGATACTATTGGATTTTCCTCTGTATCGTTTGGAATTTCTGCAAATGCTTTCGCAAAAATATCGCTTGTTCCTTTTGAGCAATACCGATGCAATACATATCAACACTTTTGAAGAAACAACAGGGTCCTCATTTTATAGTGCCTTTTACCAATGTTTTGAAAAAGTATATTTTTCGTTTGAAATCGGAATGAGAAAGCCGAGTCCTGAAATTTATAGTTTTGTATTGGATCAAAATGGACTGCAAGCAAAACATACTTTATTTATAGACGACAAAAAAGAAAATACCGATGCCGCAAAGGAACTTGGTATTCAGGTTTGGAATCTACAAGTTGGAAAAGAAGATGTTATCGATTTAATTGACAAAAAGATTCTTCAATAA
- the ribD gene encoding bifunctional diaminohydroxyphosphoribosylaminopyrimidine deaminase/5-amino-6-(5-phosphoribosylamino)uracil reductase RibD, with the protein MKIHEKYINRCISLAKNGLGATYPNPMVGSVIVYEDKIIGEGWHKKAGGPHAEVNAVNSVKDKSLLKKSTIYVSLEPCSHFGKTPPCCDLIIENEIPNVVIGTVDPNIMVAGNGIKKLIEAGIHVTVGVLEDECNELNKRFFTFHQKKRPYILLKWAESQDAFIAPLEKLEKKPVWITNTYSRQLVHKWRTEEQAILVGTQTVIDDNPQLNARDWHGNNPVRLVLDQNNRIPKDNAVFDNKIKTIVFTGSETSVSQENTTFEVIDFKQNIAEQIVNSLYKHNIQSVIIEGGLQTLQTFIDANLWDEARIFKGNTFLKEGINAPLIPKTSSEKYKIEEDKLTITKNYD; encoded by the coding sequence GTGAAGATACATGAAAAATATATCAACCGTTGCATTTCCTTGGCCAAAAATGGACTCGGAGCAACTTATCCTAACCCGATGGTGGGAAGTGTCATTGTTTATGAAGACAAAATCATAGGCGAAGGCTGGCACAAAAAAGCAGGCGGTCCCCATGCCGAAGTCAATGCTGTAAATTCGGTTAAAGACAAATCGTTGTTAAAAAAATCCACTATTTATGTTAGTCTGGAACCTTGCAGTCATTTTGGAAAAACACCTCCTTGTTGCGATTTAATCATTGAGAACGAAATTCCAAATGTTGTTATCGGCACTGTGGATCCTAATATAATGGTAGCTGGAAATGGCATTAAAAAATTAATCGAAGCCGGAATCCATGTCACAGTAGGGGTTTTGGAAGACGAATGCAACGAACTCAACAAACGTTTTTTTACTTTTCATCAAAAGAAAAGACCTTATATATTATTAAAATGGGCAGAAAGTCAGGATGCATTTATTGCCCCTCTTGAAAAACTGGAAAAAAAACCGGTTTGGATTACCAACACCTATTCCAGACAATTGGTACATAAATGGCGAACCGAAGAACAGGCTATTTTAGTGGGAACACAAACCGTTATCGACGACAATCCTCAGCTCAATGCGAGAGATTGGCACGGAAACAACCCTGTTCGATTAGTGCTGGATCAAAACAATCGTATTCCGAAAGACAATGCCGTTTTTGACAATAAAATTAAAACAATAGTCTTTACCGGTTCCGAAACTTCTGTTTCCCAAGAAAACACTACCTTTGAGGTAATTGATTTTAAACAAAACATAGCCGAACAAATTGTGAATTCACTTTACAAACACAATATCCAATCGGTTATTATTGAAGGTGGTCTTCAAACTTTGCAGACCTTTATCGATGCCAATCTTTGGGACGAAGCTAGAATTTTTAAAGGAAATACATTTTTAAAAGAAGGTATCAACGCCCCTTTGATCCCCAAAACGAGTTCTGAAAAATATAAAATTGAAGAGGACAAACTCACAATAACAAAAAACTATGATTGA
- a CDS encoding GNAT family N-acetyltransferase — MDKWLIRKIQKEDNQAVAQLIRNVFDELNIPKIGTAYEDPYLDLMFEEYNKPRSVYFVVENEGRIVGCAGVAPLANEAAIYCELQKMYFLPEARGKGIGSQIMEKCLQSAREFGFEKCYLETMPFMHDAQKLYKKVGFEYICSPMGSTGHTSCPVWMLKEL, encoded by the coding sequence ATGGACAAGTGGCTTATTAGAAAAATACAAAAAGAAGACAATCAAGCGGTTGCCCAATTGATAAGGAATGTTTTCGACGAGTTGAATATTCCAAAAATTGGAACGGCCTATGAAGATCCCTATCTCGATTTGATGTTTGAAGAATACAATAAGCCAAGATCAGTCTATTTTGTTGTAGAAAATGAAGGTCGAATTGTTGGTTGTGCAGGAGTCGCACCCTTGGCAAATGAAGCGGCTATTTATTGTGAATTACAAAAAATGTATTTTCTTCCTGAAGCTCGCGGAAAGGGAATCGGTAGCCAAATAATGGAAAAGTGTCTGCAAAGTGCCCGCGAATTTGGTTTCGAAAAATGCTATTTGGAAACAATGCCTTTTATGCACGATGCTCAAAAGTTGTATAAAAAAGTTGGTTTCGAATATATTTGTTCGCCAATGGGAAGTACAGGCCATACAAGTTGTCCGGTTTGGATGCTTAAAGAATTATAA
- the prmC gene encoding peptide chain release factor N(5)-glutamine methyltransferase — protein sequence MKIKEYRTQFIQTLAPIYDGVEAESFFYLILEEKQQLKRIDLALKPDLELSEEELAVWDSILEQLKLEVPVQYLLGKTSFYGLDFEVNSAVLIPRPETEELVDWILKRQKAKGKGQKVKILDIGTGSGCIAVSLAKNLPNAKVFAIDVSEKALATAQKNAELNSVEVTFIEKNILETMDLGQEFDIIVSNPPYVRNLEKEEIKKNVLDNEPHLALFVEDDDALLFYRKIAELAQKNLSNSGQLYFEINQYLGQEMIDLLEKMNFENIELRKDIYGNDRMTLAHR from the coding sequence ATGAAAATAAAAGAATACAGAACCCAATTTATTCAAACACTTGCTCCAATTTATGATGGAGTCGAAGCGGAGAGCTTTTTCTATTTGATATTGGAAGAAAAACAGCAACTGAAAAGAATTGATTTGGCTCTAAAGCCGGATTTGGAACTTTCAGAGGAAGAACTTGCTGTTTGGGATTCAATTTTGGAACAATTGAAATTAGAGGTTCCGGTTCAATATTTATTGGGAAAAACGAGTTTTTATGGATTGGATTTTGAAGTCAATTCAGCTGTTTTGATTCCGAGGCCGGAGACTGAGGAATTGGTGGATTGGATTTTGAAAAGGCAAAAGGCAAAAGGCAAAGGGCAAAAAGTAAAAATTCTCGATATTGGAACAGGTAGTGGATGTATTGCTGTTTCATTAGCTAAGAATCTGCCAAATGCAAAGGTTTTTGCGATTGATGTTTCTGAAAAAGCTTTGGCTACAGCCCAAAAAAATGCCGAACTAAATTCCGTCGAAGTTACTTTTATTGAGAAAAATATTCTTGAAACCATGGATTTGGGACAAGAGTTTGATATTATTGTTTCGAATCCGCCTTATGTGCGAAATCTCGAAAAAGAGGAAATCAAGAAAAATGTTTTGGACAATGAACCGCATTTGGCACTTTTTGTTGAAGATGATGACGCTTTACTTTTTTATAGAAAAATAGCCGAATTGGCTCAAAAAAACTTATCCAATTCAGGACAATTGTATTTTGAAATCAATCAATATTTAGGTCAGGAAATGATTGATTTACTAGAAAAAATGAATTTTGAAAATATTGAACTCCGCAAAGATATTTACGGTAATGACAGGATGACTTTGGCTCACAGATGA
- a CDS encoding RNA polymerase sigma factor, producing the protein MHRDAQRQVYELMAPKLYRTCKRYLKKEEEIEEALADAFYTIFTKLEQLKELGAFEAWSRKITVNHCLATIKKNTNFNLYLDDVKTLSQPFTDEVTELEEEDLLGLLDRIPDGCKTVFNLFVIEGFSHKEIAVMLNISEGTSKSQLNVSKTKLKELVNNLYYQKAK; encoded by the coding sequence ATGCACCGCGATGCCCAGCGTCAGGTGTATGAGCTCATGGCTCCAAAATTGTATCGCACTTGTAAGCGTTACCTAAAGAAAGAGGAAGAAATAGAAGAAGCCTTGGCCGATGCTTTTTATACTATTTTCACAAAATTGGAACAGCTCAAAGAACTTGGCGCTTTTGAAGCTTGGTCCCGAAAAATTACAGTCAATCATTGTTTGGCAACCATCAAGAAAAATACCAATTTCAATTTGTATCTCGATGACGTCAAAACACTTTCTCAGCCTTTTACTGATGAAGTAACCGAACTTGAAGAGGAAGATTTATTGGGTTTGTTGGATCGTATTCCTGATGGCTGTAAAACAGTTTTTAATCTTTTTGTTATCGAAGGTTTTAGTCACAAAGAAATTGCTGTTATGCTTAACATTTCCGAAGGTACATCGAAATCACAATTGAATGTTTCGAAAACTAAGCTAAAGGAATTAGTGAACAATTTGTATTATCAAAAAGCAAAATAG
- a CDS encoding YfbK domain-containing protein has translation MKSLKLISSAIAMLMCFVSMAQERTITGTVTDQSNVPLPGVQINIKGTKNYAQTNYDGNYSIQAKTGDALIFSFIGMDSQTIKVKSSSVINVALKESSNQLQEVVVVGYGESTSDYSTRSYDRAERKKAKTAATASVALQGKVAGVQVQNNAVYNPSQNVVIRGAASVSPKNEPMYIIDGVPAKANQMSKINPNDIKDLKVLKDAAATSIYGNKASNGVVVISTKNELYKNLTEQELDKKLNIMPIPSEPTQEDYDSFVENAFESPRTAPLSTFSIDVDNASYTNIRRFLNNGQQVPKDAVRVEEMVNFFKYTYPQPKNEHPFSINTELNDSPWNSKNQILKIGLQGKNIPTEDLPASNLVFLIDVSGSMSDANKLPLLKQSLKILVNELRQKDKVAIVVYAGAAGMVLPPTNGDEKQTIINALDQLQSGGSTAGGAGIELAYKIASENFIKGGNNRVILATDGDFNVGSSSNSDMEKLIEEKRKTGVFLTCLGYGMGNYKDSKLETLSDKGNGNYAYIDNIQEANRFLGKEFKGSMFAIAKDVKIQIEFNPKQVQAYRLIGYENRKLRPEDFKNDAIDAGELGSGHTVTALYEIIPTGVKSDYLAEQPDDLKYTKTETNSNNYSDELATIKFRYKKPDGDKSIEMVQVIENKAVALEKASDDMKFSSAVAWFGLKLRDSKLVSNKSSEDIKKLAKEGLSNDADGYKAEFIRLVEAVK, from the coding sequence ATGAAAAGTCTAAAACTTATTTCATCAGCCATTGCTATGCTTATGTGTTTTGTATCCATGGCACAAGAACGAACTATTACAGGAACTGTTACGGATCAATCCAATGTGCCGCTTCCGGGAGTGCAAATAAATATTAAAGGCACTAAAAATTATGCACAAACGAATTATGACGGAAACTATTCTATTCAAGCAAAAACAGGAGATGCACTTATTTTTAGTTTTATCGGAATGGATTCTCAAACCATTAAGGTCAAATCATCAAGTGTTATCAATGTCGCATTGAAGGAAAGCAGTAATCAATTGCAAGAAGTCGTTGTTGTAGGCTATGGCGAAAGTACTTCAGATTACAGTACAAGAAGTTACGATCGTGCAGAGAGAAAAAAAGCTAAAACGGCGGCAACTGCTTCGGTAGCATTGCAAGGAAAAGTGGCGGGAGTTCAGGTTCAAAATAACGCCGTTTATAATCCAAGTCAAAATGTTGTAATCCGTGGAGCTGCCTCTGTTTCTCCAAAAAATGAACCGATGTATATTATTGACGGAGTTCCAGCTAAAGCCAATCAAATGTCAAAAATCAACCCAAATGATATTAAAGATTTGAAAGTGCTGAAAGATGCTGCTGCAACTTCTATTTATGGAAATAAAGCTTCAAATGGTGTGGTCGTTATTTCGACTAAAAATGAACTTTACAAAAATCTTACTGAACAAGAATTGGATAAAAAATTAAATATCATGCCAATTCCTTCTGAACCGACTCAGGAAGACTATGATTCATTTGTAGAAAATGCTTTCGAAAGTCCAAGAACAGCACCACTTTCTACATTTTCAATTGATGTTGACAACGCATCTTATACTAATATCAGACGTTTTTTAAATAATGGCCAACAAGTTCCAAAAGACGCAGTACGTGTAGAAGAAATGGTTAATTTTTTCAAATATACTTACCCACAGCCAAAAAATGAACACCCTTTTTCTATAAATACCGAATTGAACGATTCGCCTTGGAATTCTAAAAATCAAATTTTAAAAATTGGTTTGCAAGGAAAAAATATTCCAACTGAAGATTTACCAGCATCAAATCTTGTTTTCCTGATTGATGTTTCGGGTTCTATGAGTGATGCCAACAAACTTCCTTTATTGAAACAATCATTGAAAATATTGGTGAACGAACTTCGTCAAAAAGACAAAGTAGCTATTGTTGTTTATGCCGGGGCGGCAGGAATGGTTTTGCCTCCTACAAACGGAGATGAAAAGCAAACGATAATAAATGCCTTAGATCAATTACAATCTGGAGGAAGTACAGCTGGCGGCGCGGGAATTGAATTGGCTTATAAAATTGCGTCAGAAAATTTTATCAAAGGAGGGAATAATCGTGTAATTCTGGCAACAGACGGCGATTTTAACGTAGGAAGTTCTTCTAATTCTGATATGGAGAAATTGATTGAAGAAAAAAGAAAAACAGGTGTTTTCCTGACTTGTTTGGGGTATGGAATGGGCAATTATAAAGACAGTAAATTGGAAACGCTGTCGGATAAAGGGAACGGAAATTACGCTTATATCGACAACATTCAGGAAGCCAACCGTTTTTTGGGCAAAGAATTCAAAGGTTCTATGTTTGCTATCGCCAAAGATGTAAAAATCCAAATTGAATTCAATCCAAAACAAGTACAGGCCTATCGATTGATTGGTTACGAAAACAGAAAATTGCGTCCGGAAGATTTTAAAAATGATGCAATCGACGCAGGCGAATTAGGAAGCGGACATACCGTTACGGCTTTGTATGAAATTATTCCTACTGGCGTAAAAAGCGATTATTTAGCCGAACAACCAGATGATTTAAAATACACTAAAACGGAAACAAATTCGAATAATTACAGTGATGAATTGGCAACCATAAAATTCCGTTACAAAAAACCAGATGGGGACAAAAGTATTGAAATGGTTCAGGTAATAGAAAACAAAGCGGTTGCTTTGGAGAAAGCGAGTGACGATATGAAATTTAGTTCTGCCGTAGCTTGGTTCGGATTGAAATTGAGGGATTCAAAACTAGTTTCTAATAAATCTTCGGAAGACATTAAAAAACTAGCCAAAGAAGGTTTGTCTAATGATGCGGATGGTTACAAAGCAGAGTTTATTCGACTAGTAGAAGCTGTGAAATAG
- a CDS encoding ABC transporter permease: protein MMLKLFKENIRIAFGSIRTQILRTTLTVIIIAIGITALVAILTLVSALEHTLSSDFASMGANTFNINQYENTSRRRGGREREIINPIISYPEAVAFKNKYNYPFTETSISFTATSTAEVRYEALKTDPEIKVLGVDEHFLVNSGLETNMGRNFTNFDVSNNTYTCVIGSDFSKGILKDVNPIGKILSIRGAKFRVIGILKEKGSTFGNSQDLRILIPIQVARSLFTAPNINYSLSVIVGKKELLDEAIDNANSTMRRVRKLSPVKDNNFGIVRSDDLINRILSITQYLGLAAWLIGIITILGSSIALMNIMIFSVTERTREIGVRKALGAKKSTIAFQFFIETLLIGQIGGLVGIIFGILIGFGIATAMHFSFVVPWGAIVAAFVTSFIVALVSGLYPAIKSANLDPIEALRYE, encoded by the coding sequence ATGATGCTAAAACTATTCAAAGAAAATATCCGAATTGCTTTTGGTTCTATTCGGACACAGATATTGCGAACTACTTTGACCGTAATAATTATTGCTATCGGTATAACGGCACTGGTTGCAATCCTTACCCTCGTATCGGCATTGGAACACACTTTGTCATCCGATTTTGCTTCGATGGGAGCCAATACATTCAACATTAATCAATACGAAAACACTTCGCGAAGACGAGGCGGAAGGGAACGGGAAATTATCAATCCTATTATTTCCTATCCCGAAGCTGTAGCTTTCAAAAACAAATACAATTATCCGTTTACCGAAACTTCAATATCATTTACCGCAACTTCGACTGCCGAAGTACGATATGAAGCCTTAAAAACGGATCCCGAAATAAAGGTTCTTGGGGTTGATGAACACTTTTTGGTCAATTCGGGTCTTGAAACCAACATGGGACGAAATTTCACGAATTTTGATGTTTCGAACAATACCTATACTTGTGTAATTGGTTCTGATTTTTCAAAAGGAATCCTCAAAGATGTTAATCCTATTGGCAAAATCCTTTCCATAAGAGGCGCCAAATTTAGAGTAATTGGCATCCTGAAAGAGAAAGGCTCTACCTTCGGAAACAGCCAGGATTTAAGGATTTTGATTCCTATTCAAGTTGCACGTTCGTTATTTACCGCACCAAATATCAACTACAGCTTAAGTGTTATCGTGGGCAAAAAAGAATTATTGGACGAAGCCATTGATAATGCCAACAGCACGATGCGTAGAGTTCGCAAATTAAGCCCAGTTAAAGACAATAATTTTGGAATTGTACGAAGCGACGATTTAATTAACAGGATCCTTAGCATCACCCAATATCTAGGTTTGGCGGCGTGGCTCATCGGTATCATTACCATTCTTGGATCGTCAATCGCTTTGATGAACATCATGATTTTTTCAGTAACCGAGCGCACCCGCGAAATCGGTGTTCGAAAAGCTTTGGGAGCCAAAAAATCAACCATTGCGTTTCAGTTTTTTATAGAAACACTTCTTATTGGGCAAATTGGTGGTTTAGTCGGGATTATTTTCGGAATCTTAATCGGTTTTGGAATTGCAACGGCCATGCATTTCTCTTTTGTAGTTCCGTGGGGTGCTATTGTGGCGGCTTTTGTTACCAGTTTTATTGTGGCTTTGGTTTCTGGCTTGTATCCCGCAATTAAATCAGCAAATCTGGATCCAATTGAGGCATTGCGTTATGAGTAA
- the hisS gene encoding histidine--tRNA ligase, producing the protein MASKPSIPKGTRDFSPAEVAKRQYIIQIIKSNFEKFGFQPIETPSFENSETLMGKYGEEGDRLIFKILNSGDYLSKANESHLEAKDSTRLTSSISEKALRYDLTVPFARYVVQHQNDIEFPFKRYQIQPVWRADRPQKGRFREFFQCDADVVGSKSLWQEVELVQLYDSVFTALGLEGVTIKINNRKILSGIAEVIGASDKLIDFTVALDKLDKIGEDGVKKEMIEKGISEEAIAKVQPLFNFTGTISEKIEKLSALLSSSAEGLKGVEELRFICDTVNSLELSKASLDLDVTLARGLNYYTGAIFEVAAPKTVAMGSIGGGGRYDDLTGIFGLKNMSGVGISFGLDRIYLVLEELGLFPEAVTSTSKALFINYGEKEAFYSMKAIKELRASGIKVELYPDNVKVGKQFQHADKRFIPYAVIVGGEEMNDNQYSLKDLVSGEQKKVNLDELKEILK; encoded by the coding sequence ATGGCATCAAAACCAAGTATTCCAAAAGGAACCAGAGATTTTTCACCTGCTGAGGTGGCAAAAAGACAATATATTATCCAAATCATAAAAAGCAATTTCGAAAAGTTTGGATTTCAACCTATAGAAACTCCTTCTTTTGAAAACTCCGAAACCTTAATGGGAAAATATGGAGAAGAAGGCGACCGTTTAATTTTCAAAATATTGAATTCTGGGGATTATTTGTCAAAGGCAAATGAAAGCCATTTGGAAGCTAAAGACAGTACGCGATTAACCTCAAGTATTTCTGAAAAAGCTTTGCGTTACGATTTGACCGTTCCGTTTGCGCGTTACGTAGTGCAACACCAAAACGATATCGAATTTCCATTCAAAAGATACCAAATTCAGCCAGTTTGGCGCGCCGATCGTCCTCAAAAAGGGCGTTTCAGAGAATTTTTTCAATGTGATGCCGATGTAGTTGGTTCTAAATCATTGTGGCAGGAAGTGGAATTAGTACAGTTGTATGATTCTGTTTTTACAGCTTTGGGTCTTGAAGGCGTTACCATAAAAATCAACAACCGAAAAATACTTTCAGGAATTGCCGAAGTAATCGGAGCATCAGATAAGCTGATTGATTTTACTGTTGCTTTGGATAAATTGGACAAAATAGGAGAGGACGGCGTAAAGAAAGAAATGATTGAAAAAGGAATTTCCGAAGAAGCAATTGCCAAAGTTCAGCCTTTGTTCAATTTTACAGGAACAATCTCGGAGAAAATCGAAAAATTATCAGCTTTGCTTTCTTCATCAGCCGAAGGTTTGAAAGGGGTAGAAGAACTGCGTTTCATTTGTGATACTGTCAATAGTTTGGAATTATCAAAAGCTAGTTTGGATTTGGATGTAACATTGGCCAGAGGACTAAATTATTATACAGGAGCTATTTTTGAAGTAGCCGCTCCAAAAACCGTTGCAATGGGTTCCATAGGAGGTGGTGGACGCTATGACGATTTGACCGGTATTTTTGGATTGAAAAACATGAGTGGTGTTGGAATTTCTTTTGGTCTTGACCGAATCTATTTGGTTCTGGAAGAATTAGGATTATTCCCGGAAGCGGTGACTTCAACTTCAAAAGCGTTGTTTATCAACTACGGAGAAAAAGAAGCTTTTTATTCGATGAAAGCTATTAAAGAATTGCGAGCTTCGGGTATAAAAGTAGAATTATATCCTGATAATGTAAAAGTGGGTAAACAATTTCAACACGCCGACAAACGATTCATTCCTTATGCGGTAATCGTGGGTGGCGAAGAAATGAACGACAATCAATATAGTTTGAAAGACTTAGTTTCCGGAGAACAGAAGAAAGTCAATTTAGACGAATTGAAAGAGATCTTAAAATAA
- a CDS encoding dienelactone hydrolase family protein, translated as MRFYILFYLLMLCGIPTAQAQLKAITDQTDYPFWINLPSQDVLDKKAPIILFLHGKSLSGTNLNRVKRYGVLRAIETGKEIPAIVIAPQVAHGAWDPDKLLKLLEYVQNNYNTDLSRVYVCGMSLGGYGTFDFAGKYPDKITAAVAICGGGNTKDACNLATIPLWVIHGNRDYIVPLSESKKMVKAIETCNPDANLTFTIVKGGNHGSVEHFFREDKIYNWMLSQAKFIP; from the coding sequence ATGCGTTTTTATATTTTATTTTACCTGCTAATGCTTTGTGGCATTCCTACTGCACAAGCACAACTAAAAGCCATCACTGACCAAACCGACTATCCTTTCTGGATTAATCTACCCAGTCAGGATGTGCTGGATAAAAAAGCACCAATCATTTTATTTTTACATGGAAAAAGCCTGTCCGGAACTAACTTAAATCGCGTAAAACGTTATGGCGTGCTGCGCGCAATAGAAACCGGAAAAGAAATACCCGCCATTGTAATTGCGCCTCAAGTAGCACATGGCGCTTGGGATCCGGACAAACTTTTGAAACTTTTGGAATATGTACAAAACAATTACAACACTGATTTGTCGAGAGTTTACGTTTGTGGAATGAGTCTTGGTGGTTACGGAACTTTTGATTTTGCCGGCAAATATCCTGATAAAATTACGGCAGCCGTTGCCATTTGTGGAGGCGGAAATACCAAAGATGCCTGCAATCTGGCTACAATTCCGCTATGGGTGATTCACGGAAACAGAGATTATATTGTTCCTCTTTCGGAATCAAAAAAAATGGTAAAAGCCATTGAAACCTGTAATCCCGATGCGAATCTGACTTTCACCATTGTTAAAGGCGGAAATCACGGCAGTGTCGAACATTTTTTCAGGGAAGATAAAATCTATAACTGGATGTTAAGTCAAGCTAAATTTATCCCATAA
- a CDS encoding START-like domain-containing protein, which yields MDLKVRYEIEFPINSSPQLLYQYISTPSGLSEWFADNVNSRGEFFTFIWNDSQEKARLASKKSGEKVKFRWVDENNKDTEYFFELNILEDELTKDVSLMVVDFARKDEIEEATQLWENQISDLKHVIGSV from the coding sequence ATGGATTTAAAAGTGCGTTACGAAATAGAATTCCCCATAAATTCATCTCCACAATTGTTGTATCAATATATATCGACTCCTTCGGGATTGTCTGAGTGGTTTGCTGACAACGTAAATTCTCGCGGTGAGTTTTTTACCTTTATTTGGAATGACTCTCAGGAGAAAGCAAGATTGGCTTCTAAAAAATCGGGTGAGAAAGTGAAATTCAGATGGGTTGACGAGAATAATAAGGATACAGAGTATTTTTTTGAATTAAATATCTTAGAAGACGAACTGACTAAGGACGTTTCTTTGATGGTGGTTGATTTTGCCCGTAAAGACGAAATAGAAGAAGCAACTCAATTGTGGGAAAATCAAATTTCGGATCTGAAACATGTTATAGGT